The following coding sequences lie in one Glycine soja cultivar W05 chromosome 16, ASM419377v2, whole genome shotgun sequence genomic window:
- the LOC114390808 gene encoding uncharacterized protein LOC114390808 isoform X1, translated as MFFRDSIMATATMATAAGAAALLYYTLNRKLQTHDAIDEDGEENGSDTPTDTPLGIGRVSHRLIQAPATWLETISTLSETLRFTYSETLGKWPIGDLAFGISFLLKRQGNYHVDSEFCGTDSVQLKGSEITAELKYLLNLLTLCWHFSKKPFPLFLEETGYSEENVLLREAKAGILKPAFTIIADHEMKCLLLLIRGTHSIKDTLTAVTGNVVPFHHTVVNQGGVSDLVLGYAHCGMVAAARWIAKLATPCLLEALGHYPDYNVKIVGHSLGGGTAAILTYVLRERKELSVATCVTFAPAACMTWELAESGDSFITSIINGADLVPTFSAASVDDLRSEVTASAWINDLRNQIEQTRILSTVYRSASALGSRLPSIATARAKVAGAGAILQPVSNGTQVVMKRAKSMAQAAWARPNLNLSSWSCMGPRRRVMSAHYSRDGGSSPTSSSSTNIESSDPLLGSPTKAINAKNMNLPVSSSIEEWSSEIECGNGSSSDTEVDVDHDDSLNMMDRDRYEDQMSEVELWHQLEHELYDRPEGEETDVAKEIRKEEAAIAEEVGQIQSSAPEIKEIHRFFPPGKIMHIVTLHSDTAEQESDGSRTSASSDSSELNETEIGIFLTSRSLYSKLRLSQRMISDHFMPVYRRQIERLIKELEEESNEGHNTRGSAIVKDR; from the exons ATGTTCTTCAG GGATAGTATCATGGCAACTGCAACCATGGCTACTGCAGCAGGTGCAGCTGCCCTTTTGTACTACACATTGAATCGGAAATTGCAGACTCACGATGCAATCGACGAAGATGGTGAAGAAAATGGGAGTGATACGCCCACTGATACGCCATTAGGTATTGGCCGTGTTTCTCATCGGTTAATCCAAGCCCCTGCAACATGGTTGGAGACAATTTCAACATTGTCAGAGACTCTCAGGTTCACGTATTCGGAGACACTTGGGAAATGGCCAATTGGGGATTTGGCGTTTGGCATCAGCTTTCTTCTAAAGCGGCAG GGAAACTATCATGTTGACAGTGAATTTTGTGGTACGGACAGTGTACAGCTGAAAGGATCTGAGATTACTGCTGAACTTAAGTATCTCTTAAACTTGTTGACATTGTGTTGGCACTTTTCGAAGAAGCCCTTTCCCTTGTTTTTAGAAGAAACTGGCTACAGTGAAGAAAACGTTCTCCTTCGAGAAGCCAAAGCAGGA ATTTTGAAACCAGCTTTTACAATAATAGCTGATCATGAGATGAAATGCCTTTTGTTATTGATTCGTGGCACACATAGTATCAAGGATACTCTAACAGCTGTTACAGGAAATGTGGTACCATTTCATCACACTGTTGTTAATCAGGGGGGTGTCAGTGATTTGGTTTTAGGTTATGCACATTGTGGAATGGTTGCTGCTGCTCGATGGATTGCAAAGCTCGCAACTCCTTGTCTCCTTGAAGCACTTGGTCACTACCCTGACTATAATGTTAAG ATTGTAGGgcactctttgggtggaggaacTGCAGCAATTCTAACTTATGtgttgagagagagaaaggaactGTCCGTCGCTACATGTGTTACATTTGCTCCAG CTGCTTGTATGACATGGGAGTTGGCAGAGTCAGGCGATAGTTTTATTACTTCTATTATAAATGGAGCTGATTTGGTACCTACATTCTCAGCTGCTTCTGTAGATGACTTGCGTTCTGAG GTGACAGCATCAGCATGGATAAATGACTTGAGGAATCAAATTGAGCAAACAAGAATACTCAGTACTGTCTATCGTTCAGCTTCAGCATTAGGTTCTCGCCTCCCATCGATTGCCACTGCTAGAGCAAAAGTTGCTGGGGCTGGGGCCATTTTGCAGCCAGTTTCTAATGGTACTCAG GTTGTGATGAAGAGGGCCAAGAGTATGGCTCAAGCAGCATGGGCACGTCCAAACCTTAATTTGTCCTCTTGGTCATGCATGGGACCTCGTCGCAGAGTCATGAGTGCTCATTACTCCAGAGATGGGGGAAGTTCCCCTACATCCTCTTCCTCTACCAACATTGAAAGTTCCGATCCCCTTCTTGGTTCTCCCACAAAGGCGATTAATGCAAAGAATATGAACCTTCCTGTATCTTCATCTATAGAAGAGTGGTCTTCTGAGATTGAATGTGGCAATGGAAGTAGTTCTGATACTGAGGTGGATGTTGATCATGATGACAGTCTGAACATGATGGACCGTGACAGATATGAGGATCAGATGAGTGAAGTGGAGTTGTGGCATCAACTGGAACATGAGCTGTATGATAGACCTGAAGGTGAGGAGACTGATGTTGCAAAGGAGATAAGGAAAGAGGAAGCAGCCATAGCAGAGGAAGTAGGGCAAATCCAGAGCTCTGCAccagaaataaaagaaatccaCAGATTTTTCCCTCCGGGAAAGATAATGCACATTGTTACACTCCACTCTGACACTGCTGAGCAGGAAAGTGATGGTAGCCGAACCTCTGCAAGTTCAGACAGTAGCGAGCTAAATGAGACTGAGATTGGGATTTTTCTAACTTCAAGGTCTCTATATAGTAAACTTAGACTTTCACAGAGAATGATCAGTGATCACTTCATGCCAGTTTATAGAAGGCAGATTGAAAGGCTAATAAAAGAACTCGAGGAAGAATCTAATGAGGGTCACAATACACGAGGTAGTGCTATAGTCAAAGACAGATAA
- the LOC114389119 gene encoding uncharacterized protein LOC114389119 yields the protein MSAPMIIDPMVISAPETQSAAAAASILVAQSEVEFAVCDCCGLTEECTPAYIERIRERYFGKWVCGLCAEAVKDEIVRSERLVSTEEAMAKHMNFCKKFKASSGPPPNPTVHLISAMRQILRRTLDSPRVRSTPNSPTKTITKIHVSVLTRSESCFPTLSEGL from the coding sequence ATGTCTGCACCTATGATCATTGACCCTATGGTGATATCGGCACCAGAAACTcaatcagcagcagcagcagctagCATACTAGTTGCACAAAGTGAAGTTGAATTTGCTGTGTGTGACTGTTGTGGACTAACAGAAGAGTGCACCCCAGCCTATATAGAAAGAATCAGAGAGAGGTATTTCGGAAAATGGGTTTGTGGGTTGTGTGCTGAGGCTGTTAAGGATGAAATTGTAAGGTCTGAGAGGCTTGTTAGCACAGAAGAAGCAATGGCTAAGCATATGAACTTCTGCAAAAAGTTCAAGGCATCATCAGGGCCTCCTCCAAATCCAACAGTGCACTTGATATCAGCTATGAGACAGATTCTTAGAAGGACTTTGGATTCTCCTAGAGTTAGGTCCACACCAAATAGTCCAACCAAGACTATCACAAAAATTCATGTTTCTGTGCTTACAAGATCTGAGAGCTGTTTCCCTACTCTCTCTGAAGGGTTGTGA
- the LOC114390808 gene encoding uncharacterized protein LOC114390808 isoform X3: MVGDNFNIVRDSQVHVFGDTWEMANWGFGVWHQLSSKAADFTLQGNYHVDSEFCGTDSVQLKGSEITAELKYLLNLLTLCWHFSKKPFPLFLEETGYSEENVLLREAKAGILKPAFTIIADHEMKCLLLLIRGTHSIKDTLTAVTGNVVPFHHTVVNQGGVSDLVLGYAHCGMVAAARWIAKLATPCLLEALGHYPDYNVKIVGHSLGGGTAAILTYVLRERKELSVATCVTFAPAACMTWELAESGDSFITSIINGADLVPTFSAASVDDLRSEVTASAWINDLRNQIEQTRILSTVYRSASALGSRLPSIATARAKVAGAGAILQPVSNGTQVVMKRAKSMAQAAWARPNLNLSSWSCMGPRRRVMSAHYSRDGGSSPTSSSSTNIESSDPLLGSPTKAINAKNMNLPVSSSIEEWSSEIECGNGSSSDTEVDVDHDDSLNMMDRDRYEDQMSEVELWHQLEHELYDRPEGEETDVAKEIRKEEAAIAEEVGQIQSSAPEIKEIHRFFPPGKIMHIVTLHSDTAEQESDGSRTSASSDSSELNETEIGIFLTSRSLYSKLRLSQRMISDHFMPVYRRQIERLIKELEEESNEGHNTRGSAIVKDR, encoded by the exons ATGGTTGGAGACAATTTCAACATTGTCAGAGACTCTCAGGTTCACGTATTCGGAGACACTTGGGAAATGGCCAATTGGGGATTTGGCGTTTGGCATCAGCTTTCTTCTAAAGCGGCAG ATTTTACTTTGCAGGGAAACTATCATGTTGACAGTGAATTTTGTGGTACGGACAGTGTACAGCTGAAAGGATCTGAGATTACTGCTGAACTTAAGTATCTCTTAAACTTGTTGACATTGTGTTGGCACTTTTCGAAGAAGCCCTTTCCCTTGTTTTTAGAAGAAACTGGCTACAGTGAAGAAAACGTTCTCCTTCGAGAAGCCAAAGCAGGA ATTTTGAAACCAGCTTTTACAATAATAGCTGATCATGAGATGAAATGCCTTTTGTTATTGATTCGTGGCACACATAGTATCAAGGATACTCTAACAGCTGTTACAGGAAATGTGGTACCATTTCATCACACTGTTGTTAATCAGGGGGGTGTCAGTGATTTGGTTTTAGGTTATGCACATTGTGGAATGGTTGCTGCTGCTCGATGGATTGCAAAGCTCGCAACTCCTTGTCTCCTTGAAGCACTTGGTCACTACCCTGACTATAATGTTAAG ATTGTAGGgcactctttgggtggaggaacTGCAGCAATTCTAACTTATGtgttgagagagagaaaggaactGTCCGTCGCTACATGTGTTACATTTGCTCCAG CTGCTTGTATGACATGGGAGTTGGCAGAGTCAGGCGATAGTTTTATTACTTCTATTATAAATGGAGCTGATTTGGTACCTACATTCTCAGCTGCTTCTGTAGATGACTTGCGTTCTGAG GTGACAGCATCAGCATGGATAAATGACTTGAGGAATCAAATTGAGCAAACAAGAATACTCAGTACTGTCTATCGTTCAGCTTCAGCATTAGGTTCTCGCCTCCCATCGATTGCCACTGCTAGAGCAAAAGTTGCTGGGGCTGGGGCCATTTTGCAGCCAGTTTCTAATGGTACTCAG GTTGTGATGAAGAGGGCCAAGAGTATGGCTCAAGCAGCATGGGCACGTCCAAACCTTAATTTGTCCTCTTGGTCATGCATGGGACCTCGTCGCAGAGTCATGAGTGCTCATTACTCCAGAGATGGGGGAAGTTCCCCTACATCCTCTTCCTCTACCAACATTGAAAGTTCCGATCCCCTTCTTGGTTCTCCCACAAAGGCGATTAATGCAAAGAATATGAACCTTCCTGTATCTTCATCTATAGAAGAGTGGTCTTCTGAGATTGAATGTGGCAATGGAAGTAGTTCTGATACTGAGGTGGATGTTGATCATGATGACAGTCTGAACATGATGGACCGTGACAGATATGAGGATCAGATGAGTGAAGTGGAGTTGTGGCATCAACTGGAACATGAGCTGTATGATAGACCTGAAGGTGAGGAGACTGATGTTGCAAAGGAGATAAGGAAAGAGGAAGCAGCCATAGCAGAGGAAGTAGGGCAAATCCAGAGCTCTGCAccagaaataaaagaaatccaCAGATTTTTCCCTCCGGGAAAGATAATGCACATTGTTACACTCCACTCTGACACTGCTGAGCAGGAAAGTGATGGTAGCCGAACCTCTGCAAGTTCAGACAGTAGCGAGCTAAATGAGACTGAGATTGGGATTTTTCTAACTTCAAGGTCTCTATATAGTAAACTTAGACTTTCACAGAGAATGATCAGTGATCACTTCATGCCAGTTTATAGAAGGCAGATTGAAAGGCTAATAAAAGAACTCGAGGAAGAATCTAATGAGGGTCACAATACACGAGGTAGTGCTATAGTCAAAGACAGATAA
- the LOC114390808 gene encoding uncharacterized protein LOC114390808 isoform X2, translating to MATATMATAAGAAALLYYTLNRKLQTHDAIDEDGEENGSDTPTDTPLGIGRVSHRLIQAPATWLETISTLSETLRFTYSETLGKWPIGDLAFGISFLLKRQGNYHVDSEFCGTDSVQLKGSEITAELKYLLNLLTLCWHFSKKPFPLFLEETGYSEENVLLREAKAGILKPAFTIIADHEMKCLLLLIRGTHSIKDTLTAVTGNVVPFHHTVVNQGGVSDLVLGYAHCGMVAAARWIAKLATPCLLEALGHYPDYNVKIVGHSLGGGTAAILTYVLRERKELSVATCVTFAPAACMTWELAESGDSFITSIINGADLVPTFSAASVDDLRSEVTASAWINDLRNQIEQTRILSTVYRSASALGSRLPSIATARAKVAGAGAILQPVSNGTQVVMKRAKSMAQAAWARPNLNLSSWSCMGPRRRVMSAHYSRDGGSSPTSSSSTNIESSDPLLGSPTKAINAKNMNLPVSSSIEEWSSEIECGNGSSSDTEVDVDHDDSLNMMDRDRYEDQMSEVELWHQLEHELYDRPEGEETDVAKEIRKEEAAIAEEVGQIQSSAPEIKEIHRFFPPGKIMHIVTLHSDTAEQESDGSRTSASSDSSELNETEIGIFLTSRSLYSKLRLSQRMISDHFMPVYRRQIERLIKELEEESNEGHNTRGSAIVKDR from the exons ATGGCAACTGCAACCATGGCTACTGCAGCAGGTGCAGCTGCCCTTTTGTACTACACATTGAATCGGAAATTGCAGACTCACGATGCAATCGACGAAGATGGTGAAGAAAATGGGAGTGATACGCCCACTGATACGCCATTAGGTATTGGCCGTGTTTCTCATCGGTTAATCCAAGCCCCTGCAACATGGTTGGAGACAATTTCAACATTGTCAGAGACTCTCAGGTTCACGTATTCGGAGACACTTGGGAAATGGCCAATTGGGGATTTGGCGTTTGGCATCAGCTTTCTTCTAAAGCGGCAG GGAAACTATCATGTTGACAGTGAATTTTGTGGTACGGACAGTGTACAGCTGAAAGGATCTGAGATTACTGCTGAACTTAAGTATCTCTTAAACTTGTTGACATTGTGTTGGCACTTTTCGAAGAAGCCCTTTCCCTTGTTTTTAGAAGAAACTGGCTACAGTGAAGAAAACGTTCTCCTTCGAGAAGCCAAAGCAGGA ATTTTGAAACCAGCTTTTACAATAATAGCTGATCATGAGATGAAATGCCTTTTGTTATTGATTCGTGGCACACATAGTATCAAGGATACTCTAACAGCTGTTACAGGAAATGTGGTACCATTTCATCACACTGTTGTTAATCAGGGGGGTGTCAGTGATTTGGTTTTAGGTTATGCACATTGTGGAATGGTTGCTGCTGCTCGATGGATTGCAAAGCTCGCAACTCCTTGTCTCCTTGAAGCACTTGGTCACTACCCTGACTATAATGTTAAG ATTGTAGGgcactctttgggtggaggaacTGCAGCAATTCTAACTTATGtgttgagagagagaaaggaactGTCCGTCGCTACATGTGTTACATTTGCTCCAG CTGCTTGTATGACATGGGAGTTGGCAGAGTCAGGCGATAGTTTTATTACTTCTATTATAAATGGAGCTGATTTGGTACCTACATTCTCAGCTGCTTCTGTAGATGACTTGCGTTCTGAG GTGACAGCATCAGCATGGATAAATGACTTGAGGAATCAAATTGAGCAAACAAGAATACTCAGTACTGTCTATCGTTCAGCTTCAGCATTAGGTTCTCGCCTCCCATCGATTGCCACTGCTAGAGCAAAAGTTGCTGGGGCTGGGGCCATTTTGCAGCCAGTTTCTAATGGTACTCAG GTTGTGATGAAGAGGGCCAAGAGTATGGCTCAAGCAGCATGGGCACGTCCAAACCTTAATTTGTCCTCTTGGTCATGCATGGGACCTCGTCGCAGAGTCATGAGTGCTCATTACTCCAGAGATGGGGGAAGTTCCCCTACATCCTCTTCCTCTACCAACATTGAAAGTTCCGATCCCCTTCTTGGTTCTCCCACAAAGGCGATTAATGCAAAGAATATGAACCTTCCTGTATCTTCATCTATAGAAGAGTGGTCTTCTGAGATTGAATGTGGCAATGGAAGTAGTTCTGATACTGAGGTGGATGTTGATCATGATGACAGTCTGAACATGATGGACCGTGACAGATATGAGGATCAGATGAGTGAAGTGGAGTTGTGGCATCAACTGGAACATGAGCTGTATGATAGACCTGAAGGTGAGGAGACTGATGTTGCAAAGGAGATAAGGAAAGAGGAAGCAGCCATAGCAGAGGAAGTAGGGCAAATCCAGAGCTCTGCAccagaaataaaagaaatccaCAGATTTTTCCCTCCGGGAAAGATAATGCACATTGTTACACTCCACTCTGACACTGCTGAGCAGGAAAGTGATGGTAGCCGAACCTCTGCAAGTTCAGACAGTAGCGAGCTAAATGAGACTGAGATTGGGATTTTTCTAACTTCAAGGTCTCTATATAGTAAACTTAGACTTTCACAGAGAATGATCAGTGATCACTTCATGCCAGTTTATAGAAGGCAGATTGAAAGGCTAATAAAAGAACTCGAGGAAGAATCTAATGAGGGTCACAATACACGAGGTAGTGCTATAGTCAAAGACAGATAA